The window CCAGCATGGAGGCCGGCTGGTTCAGCATCCCCAGCAGCTGTCCACGCAGCTCCGTCAGACCGGGCAACTTCGCCAGGGCCTTCACGCCCTCGACGTCGATCTTCCGGCCCTGCACGACGGCGCTCCGGATCTTGATCGTCTCCAAGTCCTTGACGAACTCGGTGAGGATCTTGGCCGGGGCGATGACGTCGTCGTAGCTGATCGCCAGCGCGACGGGACCCTTGAAGTCGTCGGAGATAACCTCCACCGACGTCCCCTTGGCCGCCCGCTTGGCGAGCGTGTTCTTGATGACCTTGTACTCGACCTTCGCCTCGCGGAACTTCCGGCGGA of the Stigmatella erecta genome contains:
- the rplJ gene encoding 50S ribosomal protein L10; this encodes MQKSEKEEMIKELSDKFQRTQTAIVAEFSKLDVETVTKLRRKFREAKVEYKVIKNTLAKRAAKGTSVEVISDDFKGPVALAISYDDVIAPAKILTEFVKDLETIKIRSAVVQGRKIDVEGVKALAKLPGLTELRGQLLGMLNQPASMLARTLSAPGSQLARVLQAHGEQGESK